One window of Thermocoleostomius sinensis A174 genomic DNA carries:
- a CDS encoding Na(+)/H(+) antiporter subunit B, with the protein MKWIYIVAGIALYIKFLILPNPAPVLMDMSIVEAVVQDSGVPNAVSGIIFRNRLYDTIFEVVVFTIAIMGAHFLLANERPPATVYQFTDQPSIVLARLGATIAALVSIELAIRGHLSPGGGFAAGVAGGTAIGLVAITSSPEWMQAIYQRWRAAILEKVSVLIFIIFAVLTLVGIELPHGELGALASGGVIPILNILVAIKVALGSWAAILLFIRYRGLL; encoded by the coding sequence ATGAAGTGGATTTACATCGTCGCTGGCATTGCGTTGTATATCAAATTTTTAATTCTGCCCAATCCAGCCCCCGTCTTGATGGACATGTCTATTGTCGAAGCCGTTGTCCAAGATAGCGGTGTCCCCAATGCTGTCTCAGGTATTATTTTCAGGAATCGACTGTATGACACGATCTTTGAAGTGGTTGTATTTACAATTGCCATCATGGGAGCGCATTTTCTACTGGCAAACGAACGCCCGCCAGCGACCGTTTACCAATTTACCGATCAACCTTCGATCGTATTGGCACGTCTAGGAGCTACCATTGCGGCCTTGGTCAGCATCGAATTGGCTATTCGCGGGCATCTCAGCCCTGGTGGCGGATTTGCAGCGGGAGTTGCGGGAGGAACTGCGATCGGATTGGTTGCTATTACTTCTTCGCCAGAATGGATGCAGGCAATCTACCAGCGGTGGCGAGCCGCCATTCTAGAAAAAGTCTCAGTGCTGATTTTTATTATCTTTGCGGTGCTGACCTTGGTGGGTATCGAGTTACCGCACGGCGAACTGGGGGCACTGGCCAGTGGTGGAGTCATTCCCATACTCAATATCCTAGTGGCCATTAAAGTGGCGTTGGGGTCATGGGCAGCAATTTTACTGTTTATTCGATATCGTGGGCTGTTGTAG
- a CDS encoding DUF4040 domain-containing protein, translated as MTDSYVYLITALLPLSAGLLILQVNPYHALVIRGILGAVAALVYAVLGGADVALTEALVGTMLAITLYAVAVRSSLVMRLGILTSDLPEPVSSPSVNAVPAQASQPFDHLLTDLRTVLAKHYMRLELVSFPDAQSLQQALANKDIHATCVEARSQHDPPYCTNVRIQRLYEILQAELSSPLTSLTYANSLEMKSYASDATNLEEAHS; from the coding sequence ATGACAGATAGCTATGTTTATCTAATTACAGCCTTGCTACCTCTGTCGGCAGGTCTGTTAATACTTCAGGTGAATCCTTACCATGCTTTGGTCATCCGCGGCATCTTGGGCGCAGTGGCTGCTTTGGTCTATGCTGTCCTTGGAGGGGCGGATGTAGCATTAACAGAAGCTTTGGTGGGAACCATGCTGGCCATTACACTGTATGCAGTGGCAGTTCGTTCCTCCTTGGTGATGCGACTGGGCATCCTGACAAGCGATTTGCCTGAACCAGTGAGCAGTCCCTCTGTTAACGCAGTGCCTGCCCAAGCTAGTCAGCCGTTTGATCATCTCCTTACTGACCTTCGTACTGTTTTGGCAAAACACTATATGCGCCTAGAGCTAGTGTCGTTTCCCGATGCTCAGTCGCTACAGCAAGCCTTGGCAAATAAAGACATCCATGCCACCTGTGTTGAAGCCCGATCGCAACACGACCCACCCTATTGCACTAATGTTCGGATTCAACGTCTTTATGAAATCCTGCAAGCTGAGCTTTCATCTCCATTGACGAGCCTGACCTATGCTAATTCACTGGAGATGAAATCCTATGCCAGTGATGCCACAAATTTGGAGGAGGCGCATTCATGA
- a CDS encoding monovalent cation/H(+) antiporter subunit G, which produces MIDLLSYLCIGIGIVFWFWGTVPLLGHRSVLFKLHSLSVADTLGSMSIIFGLFLKIPNEWPLLILAIISLAIWNTVLGYVLAYCSSGGMYDR; this is translated from the coding sequence ATGATTGATCTACTCAGTTATCTCTGTATTGGTATCGGTATTGTCTTTTGGTTTTGGGGAACCGTTCCTCTGCTTGGTCATCGATCAGTTTTATTTAAACTACACAGCCTTTCTGTTGCTGACACACTTGGCTCGATGAGCATCATTTTTGGTTTGTTTCTAAAAATTCCAAATGAATGGCCTCTACTGATTCTTGCAATTATTTCATTGGCCATTTGGAATACTGTGCTGGGCTATGTCTTGGCCTACTGTTCTAGCGGAGGAATGTATGACAGATAG